From Penicillium psychrofluorescens genome assembly, chromosome: 6, one genomic window encodes:
- a CDS encoding uncharacterized protein (ID:PFLUO_009515-T1.cds;~source:funannotate): protein MLPSHTAWIPGLLLAFATLVNCGNLIFTDPNGDGQCYLQLEGILECTGQTSDSIGEINWEGYCSKFEMMADNPPTSWVTICDQYLYVTWSKDLWDNHIAHFQLGLPYNDTRLDIVGITNYEMGQVNNVAVTTPLPTW, encoded by the exons ATGTTGCCATCCCACACAGCCTGGATTCCGGGCCTACTACTCGCCTTCGCTACGCTGGTCAACTGTGGCAATCTCATCTTCACCGACCCAAATGGCGACGGACAATGCTACCTTCAATTAGAAGGGATCCTCGAATGCACCGGGCAAACATCCGACTCGATCGGAGAGATTAACTGGGAAGGCTACTGCTCCAAAT tcgagatgatggccgaTAACCCGCCGACGTCATGGGTCACAATCTGCGACCAGTATCTATACGTGACCTGGTCCAAGGACCTCTGGGACAACCACATTGCCCATTTCCAATTAGGACTCCCATATAACGATACGCGGCTTGATATCGTGGGCATCACGAATTACGAGATGGGGCAAGTTAATAACGTTGCTGTCACGACGCCGCTTCCGACGTGGTGA
- a CDS encoding uncharacterized protein (ID:PFLUO_009516-T1.cds;~source:funannotate) translates to MSSPASSRRRGRSSQNPTASPSSSRQEPPSSPTFQATPRASRRLAADGAIPTSSPMFFQSSPNKGPSDASTPDVRMDEPSSPARAPSTMDDGDRTPRGNAQVRDSSPIHYIPSSSPTRGASRTDIRSDLRSDALSVSSGLFVSSQQDQDRRGVSRRSDLHSGGFASTPNRRNRMFVDANGMPAGEGAPRSDATFSNIHPGTSEAEAMAGNSSRVIWGTNISIQDSMSAFKSFLYNFSTKYRLWADGATEDETRTMGDVADKREYINMLNNMRKIGLMTFNLDAANLKAYPSTLKLWHQLLAYPQEIIPLMDQTVKDVMVDLALKEMDVLRSESQRGVQGRDRRGQPILTSDGAVPSGDVPDLVGEVEAMTFKVLPFGLDKTVNMRDLDPADMDKLVAVKGLVIRTTPTIPDMKEAFFRCSACGYGVQIDIDRGRIAEPTTCPRGGCEEKNTMQLVHNRCSFSDKQVIKLQETPDNVPDGQTPHSVSLCVYDELVDSCKAGDRVEVTGIFRCNPMRVSARQRSQKSLFKTYVDVLHVQKVDRKKLGIDVSTVEQEMSEQAADADHSRKLTEEEEERIKRTSSRPDVYELLARSLAPSLYEMDDVKKGILLQLFGGTNKTFQKGGNPRYRGDINVLLCGDPSTAKSQLLRYVHKIAPRGVYTSGKGSSAVGLTAYVTRDPETRQMVLESGALVLSDGGVCCIDEFDKMNESTRSVLHEVMEQQTVSIAKAGIITTLNARTSILASANPIGSRYNPRLPVPQNIDLPPTLLSRFDLVYLVLDRVDETEDRRLAKHLVGMYLEDNPENASSQEILPVEFLTAYITYAKTQIHPVLTPAAGQALSDAYVAMRKLGDDIRSAERRITATTRQLESMIRLSEAHARMRLSHEVTVDDVEEAVRLIRSAIKQAATDARTGLIDMGLLTEGTSASERRLREDLKKAVMARLEERGGVSGGAVRWADLFRDMNENSDTSLEHSQFGDAVRALEAEGAVNVTGEGARRSIRRVAGLP, encoded by the exons ATGTCGTCCCCGGCTTCCAGTCGTCGGAGAGGACGCTCCTCCCAAAACCCTACCGCgtctccctcctcatcccGCCAGGAGCCTCCCAGCAGCCCGACCTTCCAGGCCACGCCCCGCGCGTCCCGACGCCTGGCTGCCGATGGAGCAATCCCAACCTCATCACCAATGTTCTTTCAGTCGTCTCCTAACAAGGGCCCCAGTGATGCAAGTACACCAGATGTTCGCATGGACGAGCCTAGCTCGCCGGCACGAGCGCCGTCGACAATGGATGATGGCGACCGAACCCCCCGCGGAAATGCCCAAGTCAGAG ACTCGTCTCCCATTCACTACATCCCTAGCTCTAGCCCTACGCGAGGTGCTAGCCGAACAGACATCCGTTCCGACCTGCGCTCAGATGCACTGAGTGTGAGCAGTGGCCTGTTTGTCTCCTCACAACAAGACCAGGACCGGCGGGGGGTTTCCCGCCGCAGCGATCTGCATTCGGGCGGCTTTGCTTCGACCCCGAATCGCAGGAACCGCATGTTCGTGGATGCCAATGGGATgccggcgggcgagggtGCGCCTCGCTCCGATGCCACTTTCTCCAACATTCACCCCGGCACCTCAGAGGCGGAGGCCATGGCCGGCAACTCATCACGGGTGATTTGGGGCACGAACATCTCGATCCAAGACTCCATGTCTGCCTTCAAAAGCTTTCTCTATAATTTTTCAACCAAGTACCGTCTGTGGGCGGATGGTGCGACGGAAGATGAGACTCGGACGATGGGAGATGTAGCAGACAAGCGCGAATATATCAACATGCTGAACAATATGCGCAAAATCGGTCTGATGACCTTCAATCTGGACGCCGCAAACCTCAAGGCGTATCCGTCTACACTCAAGCTGTGGCACCAACTGCTTGCATACCCACAGGAGATTATCCCCCTGATGGATCAGACTGTCAAGGATGTGATGGTTGATTTGGCATTGAAGGAGATGGACGTTCTCCGATCAGAGAGCCAGCGAGGTGTCCAGGGTCGGGACCGACGCGGCCAACCAATTCTCACCTCTGATGGCGCTGTTCCGTCGGGTGATGTTCCTGACCTGGTGGGCGAAGTTGAGGCGATGACTTTCAAGGTGCTTCCGTTCGGTCTGGACAAGACCGTGAACATGCGAGACCTTGACCCAGCTG ATATGGACAAGCTGGTCGCGGTCAAGGGGTTGGTCATCCGAACCACTCCAACTATTCCTGACATGAAAGAAG CATTCTTCCGCTGCAGCGCCTGTGGCTATGGTGTGCAAATCGACATCGACCGGGGCCGAATTGCCGAGCCTACCACCTGTCCTCGGGGCGGATGTGAGGAGAAGAACACCATGCAGCTCGTTCACAACCGCTGTTCTTTCTCCGACAAGCAGGTCATCAAGCTCCAGGAAACCCCTGACAACGTCCCCGATGGGCAGACACCGCACTCGGTCTCGCTCTGTGTGTATGATGAATTAGTCGACTCTTGCAAGGCTGGTGACCGTGTCGAGGTGACTGGAATCTTTCGATGCAACCCGATGCGCGTGAGTGCCCGTCAGCGCTCCCAGAAGTCGCTGTTCAAGACGTACGTCGATGTCCTCCACGTGCAGAAGGTCGACCGCAAGAAACTCGGGATCGACGTGTCGACCGTTGAGCAAGAAATGTCTGAACAGGCCGCCGATGCGGACCATTCGCGCAAGCTcacggaggaggaagaggaaaggatCAAGCGGACCTCCTCGCGTCCCGATGTTTACGAATTGCTTGCTCGATCATTAGCCCCCAGTCTCTACGAGATGGACGACGTCAAGAAGGGTATTCTGCTGCAACTGTTTGGCGGCACGAACAAGACGTTTCAAAAGGGCGGCAACCCACGGTATCGCGGCGATATCAATGTGCTGCTCTGCGGTGACCCGTCTACCGCGAAATCCCAGCTTCTACGCTACGTCCACAAGATCGCCCCTCGTGGTGTCTACACCAGCGGTAAGGGTTCGTCGGCCGTCGGATTGACTGCCTACGTGACTCGCGACCCGGAAACTCGACAGATGGTCCTGGAGTCCGGTGCTTTGGTGTTGTCGGATGGGGGTGTCTGCTGCATTGACGAGTTCGACAAGATGAACGAATCCACTCGGTCCGTCCTCCACGAAGTGATGGAACAGCAGACGGTGTCCATCGCCAAGGCGGGCATCATCACGACCCTGAATGCGCGCACTTCGATCCTGGCGTCCGCCAACCCGATCGGCAGCAGGTACAACCCGAGGCTGCCCGTTCCACAAAATATCGATCTGCCCCCGACCCTGCTCTCTCGATTCGATCTTGTCTACCTGGTGCTGGATCGggtggatgagacggagGATCGTCGGCTGGCTAAGCACTTGGTCGGCATGTATCTGGAGGATAACCCGGAGAATGCCAGCTCTCAGGAGATTCTG CCGGTTGAATTCCTGACAGCCTACATCACCTACGCAAAGACCCAGATCCACCCCGTGCTGACCCCTGCGGCCGGCCAGGCTCTTTCGGATGCCTATGTGGCCATGCGTAAGCTTGGTGATGATATCCGCAGTGCCGAACGCCGCATCACAGCCACCACCCGCCAACTGGAATCTATGATCCGACTATCCGAAGCCCACGCACGCATGCGGTTGTCGCACGAGGTGaccgtcgacgacgtggaagAAGCCGTGCGACTGATCCGGTCCGCCATCAAGCAGGCCGCCACCGATGCCCGGACAGGCCTGATCGATATGGGCCTGCTGACCGAAGGGACCAGCGCCAGCGAGCGGCGGCTGCGCGAGGACCTCAAAAAAGCCGTGATGGCCCGGCTCGAGGAGCGCGGCGGggtcagcggcggcgccgtgCGCTGGGCTGATCTCTTCCGCGACATGAACGAGAACAGCGACACGTCCCTGGAACACAGTCAGTTCGGCGATGCGGTGCGCGCGCTGGAGGCCGAGGGAGCGGTCAATGTCACTGGGGAGGGAGCCCGGCGGAGTATTCGGCGGGTTGCTGGCCTGCCGTAG
- a CDS encoding uncharacterized protein (ID:PFLUO_009511-T1.cds;~source:funannotate), which produces MANSIARKRRVSQGSSLFCSPRKARKGDSPTNRSVGHSESVAAIEPQSDAEPATPGRFIENSDADNSSDSDTLSTLFLDMSPFRGAREAFHAFQKPLQELTLKHLDFFANNTVDKHYMAMDIAPLTGKDNFAEWAVKMECLLKMRQVWAVVDAQLEPLPANHESFLVYHHMETVALTCILSHLAPNVYDDMIQQAWQRNPVSLWYSLGVQYGY; this is translated from the coding sequence ATGGCAAACTCCATCGCTCGCAAGAGACGCGTATCTCAGGGCTCATCACTCTTTTGCTCGCCTCGCAAAGCTCGAAAAGGTGACAGTCCAACCAACCGCTCCGTGGGCCACAGCGAGTCGGTAGCGGCCATCGAACCCCAGAGCGATGCCGAGCCCGCCACCCCTGGTAGATTCATCGAAAACAGCGACGCGGACAACTCATCCGACAGCGATACCCTTTCAACCCTGTTCCTGGACATGAGTCCCTTCAGAGGCGCACGTGAAGCCTTCCACGCGTTCCAGAAGCCCCTGCAGGAGCTCACTCTGAAGCACCTGGATTTCTTCGCAAACAACACCGTGGACAAGCACTACATGGCCATGGATATCGCTCCTCTGACGGGAAAGGACAATTTTGCAGAGTGGGCGGTGAAAATGGAGTGTCTGCTGAAAATGCGTCAGGTCTGGGCCGTTGTCGACGCACAGCTGGAGCCGCTGCCGGCGAACCACGAGTCGTTCCTTGTCTATCACCATATGGAGACGGTTGCTCTTACGTGCATTCTGTCTCATCTTGCGCCCAATGTCTATGATGACATGATTCAGCAGGCATGGCAGCGGAATCCGGTGTCGTTGTGGTATTCTCTCGGGGTCCAGTATGGATACTAG
- a CDS encoding uncharacterized protein (ID:PFLUO_009514-T1.cds;~source:funannotate), whose protein sequence is MISRRILTLALLLAPNWASPTATSPSMLPPTVASSSTDIAAVQVNQLARSALNLALDIVINNTTSQESGGCTMEKLRVRRDWRAFSRAQKRAYIESVLCLTHLPSSTPAKDARGAKNRYDDFVAVHIVKSDFVHRTGAFLSWHRYFVHGFEQTLRNECGYTGDFPYWNWGADTEDMTKSEVFDGSDTSLSGNGAFIPNQPDISVDMAGYPRLNFTAGTGGGCMTSGPFQDYTVDMGPSTLSMPGGNVSSMSNPLDYNPRCLKRSLTTSILQRYANYTAIAQLILNYHDIWDFETVLQGVPGSGLGVHGGGHYAMGGDPGRDMDVSPADPAFWHHHGMIDRVWWIWQHLDLDDRQQAISGTGTFMNQPPSPNTTLDTMVDLGLAVRGAPVAMRELMSTTAGPFCYVYL, encoded by the exons ATGATTTCTCGTCGCATCCTCACTCTGGCGCTTCTGCTCGCACCGAACTGGGCCAGTCCAACCGCCACATCTCCCTCGATGCTACCTCCTACCGTTGCGTCCAGCTCAACAGATATCGCTGCAGTCCAAGTCAACCAACTAGCCCGTTCCGCACTCAATTTAGCCCTCGATATAGTCATCAATAATACCACCAGCCAAGAATCGGGAGGTTGCACAATGGAGAAACTACGAGTCCGCCGCGACTGGAGGGCCTTTTCTCGGGCACAGAAAAGGGCATATATCGAATCCGTGCTCTGCTTAACCCATCTACCCTCAAGCACGCCTGCAAAGGATGCGAGAGGAGCCAAGAATCGGTATGATGATTTTGTGGCCGTACACATAGTCAAGAGCGACTTCGTCCACCGCACG GGTGCGTTCTTGTCCTGGCACCGCTACTTTGTTCATGGATTTGAGCAGACCTTGCGCAATGAGTGTGGGTATACAGGTGATTTCCC GTACTGGAACTGGGGCGCAGATACCGAAGACATGACCAAATCCGAAGTATTCGACGGAAGCGACACATCCCTATCCGGCAACGGCGCCTTCATCCCCAATCAGCCCGATATCTCGGTCGACATGGCCGGATACCCTCGGTTGAATTTCACCGCCGGGACGGGGGGCGGCTGCATGACGAGCGGACCGTTCCAAGACTACACCGTGGATATGGGACCATCGACTCTGTCCATGCCCGGCGGGAACGTGAGCAGCATGTCCAACCCACTGGACTATAACCCGCGGTGCCTGAAGCGGTCCCTCACGACATCGATCCTCCAACGCTACGCCAACTACACAGCGATCGCACAGCTGATCCTGAACTACCACGACATCTGGGACTTCGAGACGGTCCTGCAGGGCGTCCCGGGGAGTGGGCTGGGCGTTCACGGCGGCGGACACTACGCGATGGGTGGGGATCCCGGCCGGGATATGGATGTCAGTCCTGCCGACCCGGCATTCTGGCATCACCACGGCATGATTGATCGTGTGTGGTGGATCTGGCAGcatctggatctggatgatcGGCAACAAGCTATTTCGGGGACGGGCACATTCATGAACCAGCCCCCGTCGCCGAATACCACGTTGGATACGATGGTGGATTTGGGGTTGGCGGTTCGGGGTGCTCCGGTGGCCATGCGGGAGTTGATGAGCACGACGGCGGGGCCGTTCTGCTATGTGTATTTGTGA
- a CDS encoding uncharacterized protein (ID:PFLUO_009512-T1.cds;~source:funannotate), whose protein sequence is MPNSAQSPTRRMVPMAVQKTPVSSVRSRKPAHTKIYQSPATRRGIFHDLVALRAGLEEIDQVVARAIYDQENFRQRIAMLEREAKEDTGDEDLSLSKALGIYMSLTELEKERLTAKTFDMDDDDDDASSTHTCEWTIQSSNSETNKPDSPFAATVNQLEHFSSRPASTFSSDEFRIRNLRQSSNSRDCGTWASKVEMLLKHHRVWDIITHKIRPLPEGHERFKEWEAMETQARIWLFNYLDEDAYHWLAVEAGMDKKELWEAWRMLQVLFAVVRRGGVRPLGPSQPVFEWVAAW, encoded by the coding sequence ATGCCCAACTCTGCACAATCCCCGACCCGGCGCATGGTCCCGATGGCCGTGCAAAAGACCCCTGTATCCTCCGTTCGGAGCAGGAAACCTGCACATACGAAGATTTATCAATCGCCAGCCACGCGAAGAGGGATCTTCCACGATCTTGTGGCCCTCCGCGCAGGCCTGGAGGAAATCGATCAGGTTGTGGCGCGGGCCATCTACGACCAGGAGAATTTCCGGCAGAGGATCGCGATGCTCGAACGGGAAGCTAAGGAGGACACTGGGGATGAAGATTTGTCGCTCTCCAAAGCACTGGGCATCTACATGTCCCTCACTGAACTGGAGAAGGAACGTCTCACGGCCAAGACcttcgacatggacgacgacgacgacgatgctTCCTCCACGCACACATGTGAATGGACTATCCAATCCTCGAACTCAGAAACCAACAAACCCGACTCGcccttcgccgccaccgTGAACCAGCTAGAGCATTTCAGTTCCAGGCCCGCCTCCACCTTCAGCTCCGATGAATTTCGCATCAGGAATCTCAGACAATCGTCCAACAGCCGCGACTGTGGGACATGGGCATCGAAGGTGGAGATGCTTCTTAAGCATCACCGCGTGTGGGATATCATCACCCACAAGATTCGCCCGCTCCCAGAGGGTCACGAGCGCTTCAAAGAGTGGGAAGCGATGGAGACGCAGGCGAGGATCTGGCTTTTTAACTACTTGGACGAGGATGCATACCATTGGCTTGCTGTCGAGGCTGGgatggacaagaaggagctgTGGGAGGCGTGGAGGATGCTGCAGGTGCTTTTTGCCGTTGTGCGTCGGGGTGGAGTTAGGCCCTTGGGTCCCAGTCAACCTGTGTTCGAGTGGGTAGCCGcctggtga
- a CDS encoding uncharacterized protein (ID:PFLUO_009513-T1.cds;~source:funannotate) yields MRFGEYLQSSMIREYRPFYIAYDQLKKALKTEFAFAPTPETPKPARKEWTEDDEKNFVALLESELEKVFLFQKQKSEEIVERIKLSKDEVDDVVSRLEDAVQTRRGSVRPSRPPPSDEEFLELEQILSDIIADVHDLAKFTQLNYTGFQKIIKKHDKETQWYLKPVFAARLNAKPFFKDNYDAFVIKLSKLYDLVRTKGNPVKGDAAAGGGQQNFVRQTTKYWVHRDNITELKLVILKHLPVLVFNASKEFEEKDTAISSIYYDNPETWELYQGRLKKTEGAEAIRLRWYGGMESDQIFVERKTHREDWTGEKSVKARFSLKEKNVNAYLDGRMTVEQIFEKARREGKKSEAEINDLEQLAREIQYRVITRRLVPVTRTFYHRTAFQLPGDARVRISLDTELTMIREDNLDGRRRAGNNWRRMDIGVDFPFSQLPPEDIDRFPYAVLEVKLQTQAGQEPPQWIRDLTSSHLVEGVPKFSKFIHGTATLFPTRIDLLPFWMPQMDVDIRKPVSRRYGIHRPLPSTSLSANDEDSDEDETPSIGQTLTDDSIGLFSDANGNALDIEERIAALPTPGDADYPLYDSDDESVGTDELEEARRVGGAYYANQLVKYYARRTGHAIGRGLLALIPRPRPTSLPPPEQRGIAVMGAQRTLQRFQAPPGKRIFVPVRVEPKVYFAAERTFLSWLEFSIILGGIAAALLNFGTDSATLASSWAFTVLAATALVYSLFLYIWRVDKIRKRRDVKRVYYEKWGPSVVGLGLVAVILVNFGLRIKAGGFMAPEGRSGRHGGEL; encoded by the exons ATGAG GTTCGGCGAGTATCTCCAATCTTCCATGATCAGGGAGTACCGCCCCTTTTACATCGCCTATGACCAGCTCAAGAAAGCTCTCAAGACCGAGTTTGCCTTTGCGCCCACCCCCGAAACCCCCAAGCCCGCACGCAAGGAATGGaccgaggacgatgagaaaAATTTTGTCGCTTTGCTCGAGAGTGAGCTCGAGAAGGTGTTCTTGttccagaagcagaagagCGAGGAAATCGTCGAGCGCATCAAGCTGAGCAaggacgaggtcgacgatGTGGTCAGTCGCCTCGAGGACGCTGTGCAGACCCGCCGCGGGAGCGTTCGCCCGTCCCGACCACCTCCATCCGACGAGGAGTTCCTCGAACTCGAGCAGATCCTGAGTGATATCATTGCGGATGTCCACGATCTGGCCAAATTCACCCAGCTCAACTACACCGGCttccagaagatcatcaagaaGCATGAT AAAGAAACCCAATGGTACCTGAAACCGGTCTTTGCCGCCCGTCTCAATGCCAAGCCCTTTTTCAAGGACAATTACGATGCCTTCGTTATCAAACTGTCCAAGCTCTATGACCTGGTCCGGACCAAAGGCAACCCAGTCAAGGGCGATGCCGCGGCAGGTGGCGGGCAGCAAAACTTTGTACGCCAAACGACCAAATACTGGGTGCATCGCGACAACATCACCGAGTTGAAACTGGTTATTCTCAAGCATCTTCCGGTTCTGGTCTTCAATGCCAGCAAAGAAttcgaagagaaagatacCGCCATCTCTTCGATCTACTATGACAACCCCGAAACCTGGGAATTGTACCAGGGCCGCTTAAAGAAGACCGAAGGTGCCGAAGCCATCCGTCTGCGCTGGTACGGTGGAATGGAGAGTGATCAGATTTTCGTGGAGCGCAAGACTCATCGCGAAGACTGGACGGGGGAAAAGTCCGTCAAGGCGCGGTTCTCActgaaagaaaagaacgtCAATGCCTACCTGGACGGCCGCATGACGGTGGAACAGATTTTTGAGAAAGCCCGGAGAGAGGGTAAGAAGAGTGAGGCGGAGATTAACGACCTCGAGCAATTGGCCCGTGAGATTCAGTACCGGGTGATCACCCGGCGCCTGGTCCCCGTCACACGAACCTTCTACCACCGCACTGCGTTCCAGCTGCCTGGCGATGCGCGAGTGCGGATTTCGCTCGATACGGAGCTGACGATGATCCGCGAAGATAACCTGGACGGCCGCAGGCGAGCTGGAAACAACTGGCGGCGCATGGATATCGGCGTCgactttcctttctcccaGCTGCCGCCCGAAGACATCGACCGATTCCCCTATGCAGTGCTGGAGGTGAAGCTACAGACCCAGGCCGGCCAGGAACCGCCACAATGGATCCGTGATCTGACGTCCAGCCACCTGGTGGAGGGAGTCCCCAAATTCAGCAAGTTCATTCATGGGACTGCCACGCTTTTCCCTACCCGCATCGACCTGCTTCCATTCTGGATGCCACAAATGGACGTGGACATCCGCAAGCCCGTGTCTCGTCGCTATGGGATCCATCGACCGCTCCCAAGCACCTCTCTATCTGCCAATGATGAGGActccgacgaggacgaaACACCGAGCATAGGACAGACGCTGACCGACGACTCGATCGGTTTGTTTTCGGACGCCAACGGCAACGCACTTGACATCGAGGAGCGCATTGCCGCGCTCCCCACGCCCGGTGACGCGGACTATCCCCTGTATGACTCGGACGATGAGTCCGTCGGCACCgatgagctggaggaggctcGGCGCGTGGGTGGCGCGTACTATGCAAACCAGCTGGTCAAGTACTACGCCCGCCGCACCGGCCATGCCATCGGACGCGGACTGCTGGCTCTTATTCCCCGCCCTCGTCCAACCTCCCTGCCTCCCCCTGAACAACGCGGAATCGCCGTCATGGGCGCCCAGCGCACACTACAACGGTTCCAAGCACCCCCCGGCAAAC GCATCTTCGTCCCTGTCCGCGTTGAACCAAAAGTCTACTTCGCCGCCGAACGCACCTTCCTATCCTGGCTCGAAttctccatcatcctcggcggcatcgccgccgccctctTGAACTTTGGGACTGACTCCGCGACGCTCGCCTCGTCCTGGGCCTTCACCGTCCTCGCCGCAACGGCCCTCGTCTACAGTTTGTTTTTGTACATCTGGCGCGTCGACAAGATCCGCAAGCGCCGCGATGTCAAGCGCGTCTATTACGAGAAATGGGGTCCTTCTGTTGTGGGGCTTGGTCTGGTTGCTGTGATTCTGGTGAATTTTGGATTGCGGATCAAGGCTGGTGGGTTTATGGCTCCCGAGGGTAGGTCTGGGAGGCATGGTGGTGAGTTGTGA
- a CDS encoding uncharacterized protein (ID:PFLUO_009510-T1.cds;~source:funannotate) gives MTWLGSTPSAVLYINSTNAEIPGGVELWIAETSDFINSRYKAASLPSSFSGLKTAVAESGDIHFLVHGQSHSNGTPYNEKLVTTSLSSARIYDSIYVRHWDTWLTPTFNAVFSGTLRKTNIKERASIYYHMREPLNNLVAGVKNLESPSPPFGGSSDYDISPNGKLVAFKSKAPELPRANHTASYIYLASHDGSHDPVAINGPHSAYTPAGIRGDSSGPAFSPDSRQLAYFQMEDIFYESDRRTLYVYTIGSQEIIPSVAKNWDRSPDTVKWTRDGQSLIVGCEDKARSRLFHIPASAPDSFVFADQGYVVVAPNPTGSSGFGEELTDMIQNNWGGYPYEDLEKCWEYVRDNFEFVDTEHGVAVGASFGGFMINWIQGNPLGRKFKALVTHDGTFVADAKISTDELWFMEHDFNGTFWANRDNYRRWDPSAPEHILQFGTPHLIVHSSNDYRLPIAEGLSLFNVLQERGVPSRLLNFPDENHWVTDPENSLVWHQQVLGWLNRYSGLEESNPSAVSLDDTVVPVVNYNP, from the exons ATGACCTGGCTCGGGTCAACCCCTTCCGCAGTGCTGTACATCAACAGCACTAACGCTGAAATTCCTGGGGGTGTGGAACTGTGGATTGCGGAAACGTCTGATTTCATCAACTC TCGTTACAAGGCTGCGTCTTTACCGTCCTCGTTTTCTGGGCTGAAGACCGCTGTTGCTGAATCGGGAGATATTCATTTCCTGGTCCATGGACAGTCCCATTCTAACGGTACACCGTACAATGAGAAATTGGTAACAACTTCACTCAGTTCAGCTCGTATCTACGACAGCATTTACGTGCGGCATTGGGACACCTGGCTCACTCCGACTTTCAATGCTGTGTTCTCGGGGACGTTGAGAAAGACGAACATCAAGGAACGGGCTTCAATATATTACCACATGCGAGAACCTCTCAACAATCTGGTCGCGGGTGTCAAGAACCTTGaatctccgtctcctccatTCGGCGGCTCGTCTGACTATGATATTTCTCCCAATGGAAAATTGGTTGCTTTCAAGAGTAAAGCTCCCGAGCTGCCGCGTGCGAATCATACGGCCTCGTACATCTACTTAGCTTCTCACGATGGCTCTCATGACCCTGTTGCAATCAATGGACCGCATAGTGCATACACACCGGCCGGTATTCGAGGGGATTCCAGTGGTCCTGCGTTCTCTCCAGACAGCCGTCAACTTGCATACTTCCAAATGGAAGATATTTTCTACGAGTCAGATCGTCGCACACTTTATGTGTACACCATTGGCTCGCAGGAGATTATACCTAGTGTCGCCAAAAACTGGGACCGTTCCCCGGACACGGTCAAATGGACAAGAGATGGTCAAAGTCTCATTGTCGGATGTGAAGATAAGGCTCGGAGCCGCTTGTTTCACATACCTGCTAGTGCGCCTGATAGTTTT GTCTTCGCAGACCAGGGCTATGTGGTGGTTGCACCCAATCCAACGGGCAGCTCAGGGTTCGGAGAAGAGCTGACTGATATGATTCAAAACAACTGGG GGGGATATCCTtacgaggatctggaaaAATGCTGGGAGTATGTTCGCGATAACTTTGAGTTTGTCGACACCGAACATGGTGTAGCCGTAGGGGCCAGCTTTGGGGGCTTCATGATCAATTGGATCCAAGGAAATCCTCTAGGCCGGAAGTTCAAAGCATTGGTCACTCATGACGGAACGTTTGTGGCAGATGCCAAGATTTCGACTGACGAGTTATGGTTTATGGAACATGAC TTCAATGGCACTTTTTGGGCAAACCGAGACAACTATCGGCGATGGGATCCATCTGCCCCAGAGCACATTCTGCAGTTCGGCACGCCCCATCTGATCGTCCACAGCTCAAACGACTACCGACTCCCTATCGCTGAGGGTCTTAGTCTATTCAACGTTTTGCAAGAGCGTGGCGTACCCAGTCGTTTACTCAATTTTCCAGATGAGAACCATTG GGTAACGGATCCTGAGAATAGTCTTGTGTGGCATCAACAGGTTCTTGGGTGGTTGAATAGGTACTCAGGCTTAGAGGAAAGTAACCCTTCTGCTGTCAGCCTTGATGATACTGTTGTGCCAGTGGTGAATTACAATCCGTAG